Genomic segment of Mycolicibacterium sarraceniae:
CATCGACCGAAGAACGGCAGATGCTGCGTGACACCGTCGCGGCACTGATCGACAAGCACGCCGCACCGGCCGCCGTACGCGAAGCGATGGAGTCCGAGCGCGGCTACGACGAAGCGTTGTGGACGAAGCTCTGCGAGCAGGTCGGTGTGGCCGCCCTGGTGGTCCCCGAGGAACTCGGCGGCGCCGGCGGTGAATTGGCCGATGCCGCAGCGGTTCTCGAAGAGCTGGGCCGCGGCCTGGTTCCCACGCCGCTGCTCGGCACCACGCTGGCCGAGCTGGCGCTGCTCTCCGCCTTGGAAAATGGGGGGGAGCCCGATACCGACACCCTCGAGGGGCTGGCCGCCGGCGAGGCCATCGGCGCAGTGGTCTTCGATCCCGGTTACGTCGTCAATGGCGATGTCGCCGACGTGGTGGTTGCTGTCGACGGTGACTCGCTGGTCCGGTGGAGTGATGTCACTGCCGGGGCTTTGGCGACCATGGACCCGACCCGTCGGCTGGCCCGCCTCACCCCCGGCTCGACCACGGTGATCGGCACCGATCCCGGACTGGCCGACACTGCCGCGATCCTGCTCGCGGCCGAGCAGATCGGCGCCGCAGCGCGGTGCCTGGAACTCACCGTCGAATACACCAAGGAACGCGTGCAATTCGGCCGGCCGATCGGCAGCTTTCAGGCGCTCAAGCACCGGATGGCCGACCTGTACGTCGCCGTCCAATCAGCGCGCGCCGTCGTGGCCGACGCCATCGCGGATCCCACGCCGGTGAACGCCGCGCTGGCGCGCCTGGCTGCCACCGAAGCGTTCACCAAGGTCGCAGGCGAGGCCATCCAGATGCACGGCGGCATCGCGATCACCTGGGAACACGACATCCAGCTGTACTTCAAGCGGGCACACGGCAGCGCTCAGTTATTGGGTTCGGTGTCCGATCAACTCCGCCAGCTCGAATCCGAAGTGCTCTAACCTGACCGGAGTGAACAACCGCGTTGCTCTGCGAGCCGGCATCCCGCCGTTCTATGTGATGGACGTCTGGCTGGCCGCCGCCGAGCGCCAGCGCACCCACGGCGACCTGGTGAACCTGTCGGCCGGCCAGCCCAGCGTCGGTGCCCCGGAGCCGGTGCGAGCGGCTGCGGCGGCCGCACTGGAGGCTAAGCAGCTCGGCTACACCGTCGCGCTTGGCATCCCGGAGCTACGAGAGGCGATCGCCGGGTCCTACGCCAGCCGCTACGGTCTGGACGTCAGCGCCGATGACGTGGTGGTGACCACCGGGTCCTCGGGTGGCTTCCTGCTGGCGTTCCTGGCGTGTTTCGACGTCGGCGACCGGGTGGCCATCGCCAGCCCGGGCTACCCCTGTTACCGCAACATCCTGTCCGCACTGGGCTGTGAAGTGGTGGAGATCCCGTGCGGACCCGAAACCCGATTCCAGCCCACCGTGCAGATGCTGGCCGAGCTGGATCCACCGGTGCAGGGCGTGATCGTGGCCAGCCCCGCCAATCCCACCGGCACGGTGATCCCGCCGCAGGAGCTCGCGGCGATAGCATCCTGGTGCGATGCGACCGGAGCGCGGCTCATCAGCGACGAGGTATATCACGGGCTGGTCTATCTCGGAGCACCCGAGACGTCGTGCGCGTGGCAGACGTCACGCAATGCCGTTGTGGTGAACAGTTTTTCGAAGTATTTCGCGATGACGGGCTGGCGGCTGGGCTGGTTGTTGGTGCCCAAGGAACTGCGGCGCGCAGTGGACTGCCTGACCGGAAACTTCACCATCTGCCCGCCAGTGCTCCCGCAATTCGCGGGCGTGGCGGCGTTCACCCCGGATGCGATAGCCGAGGCCGAGGGCCACCTGCACCACTACGGCGCCAACCGGGAGACGCTGCTGGCCGGTCTGCGCCAGGTCGGCATCAGCCGCCTGGCGCCCACCGACGGGGCGTTCTACGTCTACGCCGACGTCTCCGACTTCACCTCGGACTCGTTGACGTTCTGCGAGAAGCTCTTGGCCGACACCGGATTGGCGATCGCCCCGGGGATCGACTTCGACCCCGCCCGCGGCGGGTCGTTCGTCCGGCTGTCGTTCGCCGGACCGTCCAGCGATATCGACGAAGCGCTGCGCCGCCTCGGGCCCTGGCTGGCGCGCTAGAAGGCGCCTCAGAGCATTCCGAGACCGTGCACCGCGAGGTGGCCGGTGCGATCATCGCGTTCGTCGACCAGCAGACCTACAACCAGGTGTCGGGAGTGGTGGCGGTGAGGAAGGCGTCGAGATCGTCGCGCCACTGCGCCGGGGTGTTCTTGTCCGGCTCGATACCGGTGTACTCGCCCCGATAGAACAGCAGCGGGCGCGGCTTCTTCTTCGGCACCTCGGACAGCGAGTGCACCGCGCCGAACACCACGAAGTGGTCACCGCCGTCATGCACCGAATGCACCGTGCAGTCGATGTGGGCCAGCGTTCCGTCGATCACCGGTGAGCCGAGTCTGCTTGGGCTCCAGTCGATTCCGGCGAACTTATCCGGTTCCCTCGAGCCGAAACGGGCTGACACATGCTGCTGATTCTCGTGCAGGACGTTAACGCAGAACTTTCCGCTGGCCTCGATAGCCGCCCAGGATCGCGACAGCTTGGTCGGGCAGAACAACACCAGCGGAGGCTCAAGCGACAGCGCCGCGAACGACTGACAGGCGAACCCGACCGGAGCGTCGTCGTGGATCGTCGTGATGATCGTGATGCCGGTGCAGAACTGGCCCAGCACGTGTCGGAACGTGCGAGGGTCGATCTCGGCCGCGGACATCGGCTACTTGAATCCGACGGAGAAGTCGTGGCCCCAGAGGCTGACCGCGGTGCTCTCCCGGGCGATCCAACCGTCATCGTCCACTTCGAGCCCCTCGCAACCGAATTCGACGTCGAAGCCGCCGGGGGTCTTCATATAGAACGACAGCATCTTGTCGTTGGTGTGCCGGCCAAGCGTCGCCGACATCTTCACCTTGCGGCGGTTGGCACGATCCAGGCACAGCCCGACGTCATCGGAGTTCTCCACCTCGACCATGAGGTGCACGATGCCGGTCGGATTGGGCATCGGCATGAACGCCAGCGCGTGGTGCCGCGGGTTGCAGCCGTAGAACCGCAGCCAAACCGGATCGGCGTCGGCCGGCCGGCCGGCGATCTGCGGGGGCAGGCTCATCGAATCCCGCAACCGGAAGCCGAGCACATCCTGATAGAACGCCTGGGCGGCAGCATCATCGTCGCACGTCAGCACGACGTGCCCGAGGCCCTGTTCGGCGGTGACGAACTTGTGGCCGTACGGGCTGACGAACCGGCGGCCCAGGTACTGCGCACCGTGGAACGCCTCAAGAACGTTGCCGGCCGGATCCGAGAACCGGATCAGACCCTCGACCCGCCGCTCGGACTTCTCCTCACGGGTGCCTTCGACGAAGTCGACGCCCGCCTTGGCCAGGGTCTCGCGCAGGCCCTGCAGCGCGGGCGCATCGGCGACCTCCCAGCCGGAGACCAGCAGCCGGTCCTGTTCGCCCGGCACGATCACCAAGCGGGCGGCGAATTCGTCCATGCGTAGATAGAGCGCATCGGCGATGGCCCCGTCGCCCTCCACCATCCCGAGCACC
This window contains:
- the ipdE2 gene encoding acyl-CoA dehydrogenase IpdE2 → MTSTEERQMLRDTVAALIDKHAAPAAVREAMESERGYDEALWTKLCEQVGVAALVVPEELGGAGGELADAAAVLEELGRGLVPTPLLGTTLAELALLSALENGGEPDTDTLEGLAAGEAIGAVVFDPGYVVNGDVADVVVAVDGDSLVRWSDVTAGALATMDPTRRLARLTPGSTTVIGTDPGLADTAAILLAAEQIGAAARCLELTVEYTKERVQFGRPIGSFQALKHRMADLYVAVQSARAVVADAIADPTPVNAALARLAATEAFTKVAGEAIQMHGGIAITWEHDIQLYFKRAHGSAQLLGSVSDQLRQLESEVL
- a CDS encoding pyridoxal phosphate-dependent aminotransferase, whose protein sequence is MNNRVALRAGIPPFYVMDVWLAAAERQRTHGDLVNLSAGQPSVGAPEPVRAAAAAALEAKQLGYTVALGIPELREAIAGSYASRYGLDVSADDVVVTTGSSGGFLLAFLACFDVGDRVAIASPGYPCYRNILSALGCEVVEIPCGPETRFQPTVQMLAELDPPVQGVIVASPANPTGTVIPPQELAAIASWCDATGARLISDEVYHGLVYLGAPETSCAWQTSRNAVVVNSFSKYFAMTGWRLGWLLVPKELRRAVDCLTGNFTICPPVLPQFAGVAAFTPDAIAEAEGHLHHYGANRETLLAGLRQVGISRLAPTDGAFYVYADVSDFTSDSLTFCEKLLADTGLAIAPGIDFDPARGGSFVRLSFAGPSSDIDEALRRLGPWLAR
- the hsaB gene encoding 3-hydroxy-9,10-secoandrosta-1,3,5(10)-triene-9,17-dione monooxygenase reductase subunit; amino-acid sequence: MSAAEIDPRTFRHVLGQFCTGITIITTIHDDAPVGFACQSFAALSLEPPLVLFCPTKLSRSWAAIEASGKFCVNVLHENQQHVSARFGSREPDKFAGIDWSPSRLGSPVIDGTLAHIDCTVHSVHDGGDHFVVFGAVHSLSEVPKKKPRPLLFYRGEYTGIEPDKNTPAQWRDDLDAFLTATTPDTWL
- the hsaC gene encoding iron-dependent extradiol dioxygenase HsaC, whose translation is MTLKALGYMRIEATDVGAWRDFGTKVLGMVEGDGAIADALYLRMDEFAARLVIVPGEQDRLLVSGWEVADAPALQGLRETLAKAGVDFVEGTREEKSERRVEGLIRFSDPAGNVLEAFHGAQYLGRRFVSPYGHKFVTAEQGLGHVVLTCDDDAAAQAFYQDVLGFRLRDSMSLPPQIAGRPADADPVWLRFYGCNPRHHALAFMPMPNPTGIVHLMVEVENSDDVGLCLDRANRRKVKMSATLGRHTNDKMLSFYMKTPGGFDVEFGCEGLEVDDDGWIARESTAVSLWGHDFSVGFK